In Stanieria sp. NIES-3757, the DNA window TAATTAATTGTTAAGACAAATTTTTAAATCAAGAAAAATTGAGATAATAAAAAATTATCAAAAAAATAACCATAAACAGTCATATTTTCCCCAATTTATTATGCCGAGTGTTGATAATCGCCCAGAAATATCATCAAAAGCGGATTACTTATTAACTGCTTTTGATATTCTTACCCAAATTGAATCAGGAGAAAGTTTGGTAGGGCAAGATTTGAGTAAAACTGATTTATATGCCATTGATTTGAGTGGTGTCGATCTTACTAATGCCAATTTTACTCAAGCTACTCTGACTAACGCTAATTTAAGTGGTACTAATCTAAGTGGTGCTAATTTAACTAACGCTGACTTACGAGGTATCAATTTAACAGATGCTAACTTAACAGGTGCAAATCTTGAAGGAGCATACCTGAACCGTTCCGATCTACGTCAGGCGAATTTTACAGATGCAAAGCTTGACAAGGTTAAACTGCAAGTAGCTCTTTACGATCGCGCAACTATTTTCCCTGAAGGATTTAATTATAAAAGTTCTGGTGCAGTTGGTCCTGGTGCAAATCTCAATGGAGCTTATCTCAACACAGCTAATTTACGTCGAGTAGATTTGACAGGTGCTAAATTAATTGGTGCCTATCTTTCGGGAGCCGATCTAACTGAAGCTATTTTGGAAAATGTTTCTTTAAGTGGTGCCAATCTGCAAAAAGCTTTTTTAACTGGTGCTTGTTTACGTAATGCTCATTTGGGAAATGTAGAATTACAAGGAGCAGATCTCAGAGCAGCAGATTTGATTGGAGCAGATTTAAGTCATATTCAAAGTATTGCAGGTGCAGATTTTAGTTTAGTCAAAGGATTGAGCGAAAGCGATCGCGCTAAGCTAATTAGTTATCCAGCACAACAATTATCTGCTTGGAATCCTTACACCCGTAGAAATACTCTTGATAGTTTAAATATTAGGGTTGAATAGCAATTAAAGTGTAATTACTTAACAACTAATGATTAGAAATATACATCTTGTTTCTGCTTGATTTTTAATTAATTTAATCAAATGTCAAATTTTGAAATAATGATCCAAGTCGTTTTAGTTTCCAGTTTCCTTTACACTTAAAAGAATTAAATACTTAATAAACTAGAACTAGTGATAGTGCTGATCAATTATCATTACTGATAAGCAGCTAGATTCTTACAAATTATTTCTCTTAAAGTTTTGCAATTATTGAAAGTTAATCTTGCAGGTGTAGCAAAAGATAAGATAAATTGTTGAAGTATTATCTATCTTTTAAAAAAAAGTTAACTAAGTACGGCTATTTGTTACTTAGGAAGAGACTTTATTGTCAAGCTTTTTCGTCAAATTATTTTCAAGTCATCTTTCTGTTTTTGGTATTGGAAAACCTTAAGTTAATGACCTTGCCAGCTAAGAAAATTCGATCTATGAATGATTATTATTAACTCATGGTAGATGAGCAATTTGTATAACGAAGTATCTAAAGGAAATATATTAATTGTTGACGATCTGCCAGACGATTTGCGCTTGCTGTCATCTATTTTAAGCAAACATGCTTATCAAGTTAATTGCGTAGTTAATGGAGAAATGGCATTAAATGCCGTTAGAAACAATCTTCC includes these proteins:
- a CDS encoding pentapeptide repeat protein, producing the protein MPSVDNRPEISSKADYLLTAFDILTQIESGESLVGQDLSKTDLYAIDLSGVDLTNANFTQATLTNANLSGTNLSGANLTNADLRGINLTDANLTGANLEGAYLNRSDLRQANFTDAKLDKVKLQVALYDRATIFPEGFNYKSSGAVGPGANLNGAYLNTANLRRVDLTGAKLIGAYLSGADLTEAILENVSLSGANLQKAFLTGACLRNAHLGNVELQGADLRAADLIGADLSHIQSIAGADFSLVKGLSESDRAKLISYPAQQLSAWNPYTRRNTLDSLNIRVE